A window from Argopecten irradians isolate NY chromosome 3, Ai_NY, whole genome shotgun sequence encodes these proteins:
- the LOC138318867 gene encoding clumping factor B-like has translation MSPQPEPDGETDKGPPSDEDGDGVEVIPSPQFVIDDANSESESEGEDGESYYGYQMLPQEPEDIPSDMNSEDQSESSQGSESSAVTGAEGSTADCDKDNSDEHLNKLDHAVLHQTAGGQAAGYMKLPDLPKPESKELLWNKQRPSTMQMELGQAEKVKAAMSSIHLPAINIPDWAKNISEEDWHNKLTALQENNTS, from the exons atgtctcCCCAGCCTGAGCCGGATGGTGAGACAGACAAGGGACCTCCATCAGATGAGGATGGAGACGGAGTAGAGGTTATCCCCAGTCCTCAATTTGTCATTGACGATGCTAACTCGGAGTCTGAGAGTGAAGGTGAGGATGGGGAAAGTTACTATGGTTACCAAATGTTGCCACAGGAACCTGAGGATATACCTAGTGATATGAACTCTGAGGACCAGAGTGAGTCCAGTCAGGGCAGTGAAAGCTCGGCTGTGACAGGTGCTGAAGGCTCTACTGCTGACTGTGATAAAGACAATTCAGATGAACATTTAAACAAGCTTGATCATGCTGTACTACATCAAACTGCAGGTGGACAGGCAGCAGGGTATATGAAG TTACCGGATTTACCCAAACCTGAATCCAAAGAACTATTGTGGAACAAACAAAGGCCATCTACCATGCAGATGGAACTAG GCCAAGCAGAGAAAGTGAAGGCTGCTATGTCGTCTATCCATCTTCCTGCCATCAACATTCCCGACTGGGCCAAGAACATTTCTGAAGAGGACTGGCACAACAAACTCACAGCTCTCCAAGAAAACAACACATCCTGA